Proteins encoded together in one Micromonospora auratinigra window:
- a CDS encoding ABC transporter permease, translating into MAVALLPLVYLGVRVAEAGVERIVAELFTTRVAVLAARSVALAAVVTAACTVLGVATALLVTRTDLPGRRVLGLLAALPLAVPTYVAGFAWTATVTGFEGFWAAALLLTLCSYPYVFLPTVAALRRADPGQEEVSRSLGRGPWATLTGVTLRQIRPAVAAGALLVALYVLSDFGAVSIVRVDTFTRAIFTAFNLGFDRTGALVLSTVLVLLTVGLIGAELGTRTRDARYVAGTTRPPVLLGLGRGRGPALAGLLVVPALALGVPAVGLGRWLVAGVSRPGSLAEVATAAGASLSVSLAGTALTMLLALPLGLLTARAPGPVATVLDRLSYVAHALPGVVIGLSLVFFAVNVAYPLYQSVWLLALAYATLFLPLAVGAVAAAAAQSPPAVEEAARSLGRGPVTVFRTVTLPLTLPGIGAGAALTFLTCMKELPATLLLRPTGMDTLATELWTHTGTAAYAAAAPYAALLVALAAVPTWLLAARTGLTGGAR; encoded by the coding sequence GTGGCGGTCGCCCTGCTTCCCCTGGTCTACCTGGGCGTACGGGTCGCCGAGGCGGGCGTCGAGCGGATCGTGGCCGAGCTGTTCACCACCCGGGTCGCGGTGCTGGCCGCGCGCAGCGTGGCCCTCGCGGCGGTGGTCACCGCCGCGTGCACCGTGCTCGGCGTGGCGACCGCGCTGCTGGTGACCCGCACCGACCTGCCCGGCCGGCGGGTGCTCGGCCTGCTCGCCGCGCTGCCGCTGGCGGTGCCCACCTACGTCGCCGGGTTCGCGTGGACCGCCACGGTCACCGGCTTCGAGGGCTTCTGGGCCGCCGCCCTGCTGCTCACCCTCTGCTCCTACCCGTACGTCTTCCTGCCCACCGTGGCGGCGCTGCGCCGCGCCGACCCCGGCCAGGAGGAGGTGTCCCGGTCGCTGGGCCGGGGACCCTGGGCCACCCTGACCGGGGTGACCCTGCGTCAGATCCGCCCCGCCGTCGCGGCCGGGGCCCTGCTGGTCGCGCTCTACGTGCTCAGCGACTTCGGCGCGGTCTCCATCGTCCGGGTGGACACCTTCACCCGGGCCATCTTCACCGCGTTCAACCTGGGCTTCGACCGCACCGGGGCGCTGGTGCTCTCCACCGTCCTGGTGCTGCTCACCGTCGGCCTGATCGGTGCCGAGCTGGGCACCCGCACCCGCGACGCCCGGTACGTCGCCGGGACCACCCGGCCGCCCGTGCTGCTGGGGCTGGGCCGAGGGCGGGGGCCGGCGCTGGCCGGCCTGCTCGTGGTGCCCGCCCTCGCCCTCGGCGTACCGGCCGTCGGGCTGGGGCGCTGGCTGGTGGCGGGCGTCTCCCGGCCCGGCTCGCTCGCCGAGGTCGCCACCGCCGCCGGGGCGTCGCTGTCGGTCTCCCTGGCGGGCACGGCGCTGACCATGCTGCTCGCCCTGCCGCTGGGGCTGCTGACCGCCCGCGCCCCCGGGCCGGTCGCCACCGTGCTGGACCGGCTCAGCTACGTCGCGCACGCCCTGCCCGGCGTGGTGATCGGCCTGTCCCTGGTCTTCTTCGCGGTCAACGTGGCGTACCCGCTCTACCAGAGCGTCTGGCTGCTCGCCCTGGCGTACGCCACGCTGTTCCTGCCGCTGGCCGTCGGGGCGGTCGCCGCCGCGGCGGCGCAGAGCCCACCCGCCGTGGAGGAGGCCGCCCGGTCGCTGGGCCGCGGGCCGGTCACCGTGTTCCGCACGGTCACCCTCCCGCTGACCCTGCCCGGGATCGGGGCCGGCGCCGCGCTGACCTTCCTGACCTGCATGAAGGAGCTGCCGGCCACGCTGCTGCTGCGGCCCACCGGGATGGACACCCTCGCCACCGAGCTGTGGACCCACACCGGCACCGCGGCGTACGCGGCCGCCGCCCCCTACGCCGCGCTGCTGGTGGCGCTCGCCGCCGTGCCCACCTGGCTGCTCGCCGCCCGGACCGGACTCACCGGAGGTGCCCGATGA
- a CDS encoding ABC transporter ATP-binding protein, producing MTAPMLTLTGVAKGYGPVPALAGVDLEVARGDLLAVLGPSGCGKTTLLRCVAGFERVDAGTVEVAGRAVAGAGGHVPPHRRRVAVVPQDGALFPHLSVADNVGYGLDRAQRRGGRIAQVLELVGLGGYDRRMPHQLSGGQQQRVAVARALAPRPPLVLLDEPFSALDAQLRTGLRADVRAALRADGATGVLVTHDQGEALSMADAVAVMNGGRIVQCAAPAEVYRDPADPWVARFVGDAVLLPATADADVAVTPLGRLPLRGPSGAGAVTVLIRPEQLRLERAGDCAATVVRQTYHGHDALTTVRLADGTLLTARTLDEGTALPAGARVGVTVRGAVRAYPGSA from the coding sequence ATGACCGCGCCGATGCTCACCCTGACCGGCGTCGCCAAGGGGTACGGGCCGGTGCCCGCGCTGGCCGGCGTCGACCTCGAGGTGGCCCGGGGCGACCTGCTCGCGGTGCTCGGCCCGTCCGGCTGCGGCAAGACCACGCTGCTGCGCTGCGTCGCCGGCTTCGAACGGGTGGACGCGGGCACGGTCGAGGTGGCCGGCCGGGCGGTGGCCGGGGCGGGCGGCCACGTGCCGCCGCACCGCCGCCGGGTCGCCGTCGTGCCGCAGGACGGCGCGCTCTTCCCGCACCTGAGCGTCGCCGACAACGTCGGCTACGGGCTGGACCGGGCGCAGCGCCGGGGCGGCCGGATCGCGCAGGTGCTGGAGCTGGTCGGTCTCGGCGGCTACGACCGGCGGATGCCGCACCAGCTCTCCGGCGGCCAGCAGCAGCGGGTGGCGGTCGCCCGGGCCCTCGCCCCCCGCCCGCCGCTGGTGCTGCTGGACGAGCCGTTCAGCGCGCTCGACGCGCAGCTGCGCACCGGGCTGCGCGCCGACGTGCGGGCGGCGCTACGCGCCGACGGGGCGACCGGCGTGCTGGTCACCCACGACCAGGGCGAGGCGCTGTCCATGGCCGACGCGGTGGCGGTGATGAACGGTGGACGGATCGTCCAGTGCGCCGCCCCCGCCGAGGTGTACCGGGACCCGGCCGACCCGTGGGTGGCCCGGTTCGTCGGCGACGCGGTGCTGCTGCCCGCCACCGCCGACGCCGACGTGGCGGTCACCCCGCTCGGGCGGCTGCCGCTGCGTGGCCCGAGCGGCGCAGGTGCGGTCACCGTGCTGATCCGCCCCGAGCAGCTCCGGCTGGAGCGGGCCGGTGACTGCGCCGCCACCGTGGTCCGGCAGACCTACCACGGGCACGACGCGCTGACCACGGTGCGGCTGGCCGACGGCACCCTGCTCACCGCCCGCACCCTCGACGAGGGCACCGCGCTGCCGGCCGGCGCCCGGGTCGGGGTGACCGTGCGTGGTGCGGTGCGGGCGTACCCCGGGTCGGCCTGA
- a CDS encoding AMP-binding protein, with amino-acid sequence MCAVSDHPPAGPPPFVRALSGYGERIAVITADGRIGYAELAARVEALAARLGPQRRLVLLAGANRVDELVAYLAALAGGHPLLLTPGDAGTATAELIRAYDPDVLIRRVDGKLVVTERHAGTRHDLHPELALLLSTSGSTGSPKLVRLSATNLQANAESIAAYLDIRDTDRAATTLPLHYCYGLSVVNSHLLRGAALVLTGRSVTDPEFWELFRSARGTSLAGVPYTFDLLDRVGFDRMRLPHLRHLTQAGGRLDPERVTRYAALGRRQGWRLFVMYGQTEATARMAYLPPELATRRPEAIGVPVPGGSFRLRPLPGHPAPDTGELVYTGPNVMLGYAEEPADLALGRTVTELHTGDVARRGADGLYEIVGRTAGFVKIFGLRVDPRRVEEQLRRAGVEAYCVGTDRELVVAATGGHRPEQVRRLAARAAGLPARTVRAHLLPELPRLANGKPDLAAVRALAPPAPADHTPTGTDLAPAGTDTAALCRLYADLLDRPEVHPDQSFVDLGGDSLSYVTASVRLAELLGDLPTDWPTRPIRELARPTAAPPGRRRTLETTVALRTLAIVAIVGSHIPVFTVKGGAHLLLAVAGFHFARFQLTAAPRRQRVRAALRATGRLVLPSVAWIAVAGALTGDYTLTNVLLLNSVLGPHDGATQWHFWFLEALVYLLLAATALIAVPAVDRLDRRHPFGLPLALAGLGLVTRYDLPGLAAYGPVPDALTVGWLFPLGWAAARAAGTRQRLLVTAVAAGTVPGLFGQPYREAFVVAGFALLAWVPRLPGTPLVNRVAGALAASSLLIYLTHWQVLPVVGPWSGWLALAVSLAVGVAATGAVRRATRRASWAWAGRAARRASRAWAGPASWAALRRSVRAADGQRTRDNPDLEPLRRRPRAPVQLVRLRRGEAHPDLATAGDPHER; translated from the coding sequence CTGTGCGCCGTGTCCGACCATCCCCCCGCCGGCCCGCCACCGTTCGTCCGCGCCCTGTCCGGGTACGGCGAACGGATCGCCGTCATCACCGCCGACGGCCGGATCGGCTACGCCGAGCTGGCCGCCCGGGTCGAGGCGCTGGCCGCCCGGCTCGGCCCGCAGCGCCGGCTGGTGCTGCTCGCCGGCGCGAACCGGGTCGACGAGCTGGTCGCGTACCTGGCCGCGCTGGCCGGTGGCCATCCCCTGCTGCTGACGCCCGGCGACGCCGGAACCGCCACCGCCGAGCTGATCCGGGCGTACGACCCCGACGTGCTGATCCGCCGGGTCGACGGGAAACTCGTGGTCACCGAGCGGCACGCCGGCACCCGGCACGACCTGCACCCCGAGCTGGCGCTGCTGCTGAGCACCTCCGGGTCGACCGGCTCGCCCAAGCTGGTCCGGCTGTCGGCGACCAACCTCCAGGCCAACGCCGAGTCGATCGCCGCGTACCTGGACATCCGCGACACCGACCGGGCGGCCACCACCCTGCCGCTGCACTACTGCTACGGCCTGTCCGTGGTCAACAGCCACCTGCTGCGCGGGGCCGCGCTGGTGCTCACCGGGCGCTCGGTCACCGACCCGGAGTTCTGGGAGCTGTTCCGCTCCGCCCGCGGCACCAGCCTGGCCGGCGTGCCGTACACCTTCGACCTGCTCGACCGGGTCGGCTTCGACCGGATGCGCCTGCCGCACCTGCGCCACCTCACCCAGGCCGGCGGCCGGCTCGACCCCGAGCGGGTCACCCGCTACGCCGCGCTCGGTCGCCGGCAGGGCTGGCGGCTCTTCGTCATGTACGGCCAGACCGAGGCCACCGCGCGGATGGCGTACCTGCCGCCGGAGCTGGCGACCCGGCGACCCGAGGCGATCGGCGTGCCGGTCCCCGGCGGGTCCTTCCGGCTGCGTCCGCTGCCCGGACATCCCGCACCCGACACCGGGGAGCTGGTCTACACCGGCCCCAACGTGATGCTCGGCTACGCCGAGGAGCCCGCCGACCTCGCCCTCGGCCGCACCGTCACCGAGCTGCACACCGGCGACGTCGCCCGGCGGGGCGCGGACGGCCTCTACGAGATCGTCGGCCGGACCGCCGGCTTCGTGAAGATCTTCGGCCTGCGGGTCGACCCACGCCGGGTGGAGGAGCAACTCCGGCGGGCGGGCGTCGAGGCGTACTGCGTCGGCACCGACCGCGAGCTGGTGGTGGCCGCGACCGGCGGGCACCGGCCCGAGCAGGTGCGGCGGCTGGCCGCCCGCGCCGCCGGGCTGCCGGCCCGGACGGTCCGCGCGCACCTGCTGCCCGAACTGCCCCGCCTGGCCAACGGCAAGCCAGACCTGGCCGCCGTGCGTGCCCTGGCCCCGCCGGCTCCGGCGGACCACACGCCGACCGGGACGGACCTCGCGCCCGCCGGGACGGACACCGCGGCCCTCTGCCGGCTCTACGCCGACCTGCTCGACCGGCCCGAGGTCCACCCCGACCAGAGCTTCGTCGACCTGGGCGGCGACTCGCTCTCCTACGTGACCGCCTCGGTACGGCTGGCGGAGCTGCTCGGCGACCTGCCCACCGACTGGCCCACCCGGCCGATCCGGGAGCTGGCCCGCCCGACGGCCGCCCCGCCCGGTCGGCGCCGGACCCTGGAGACCACGGTGGCGCTGCGCACGCTGGCCATCGTCGCCATCGTCGGCTCGCACATCCCGGTCTTCACCGTCAAGGGCGGCGCCCACCTACTGCTCGCCGTGGCCGGTTTCCACTTCGCCCGCTTCCAGCTCACCGCCGCGCCCCGGCGGCAGCGGGTACGCGCCGCGCTGCGCGCCACCGGCCGCCTCGTGCTGCCCTCGGTGGCCTGGATCGCGGTGGCCGGCGCGCTCACCGGCGACTACACGCTGACCAACGTGCTGCTGCTCAACAGCGTCCTCGGGCCGCACGACGGGGCCACCCAGTGGCACTTCTGGTTCCTCGAGGCGCTGGTGTACCTGCTGCTCGCGGCCACCGCGCTGATCGCCGTCCCAGCGGTCGACCGGCTCGACCGCCGCCACCCGTTCGGGCTGCCGCTGGCGCTGGCCGGGCTGGGCCTGGTCACCCGCTACGACCTGCCCGGCCTCGCCGCGTACGGGCCGGTGCCCGACGCGCTCACGGTGGGCTGGCTCTTCCCGCTCGGCTGGGCCGCCGCCCGGGCCGCCGGGACGAGGCAGCGGCTGCTGGTCACCGCCGTCGCGGCGGGCACCGTGCCGGGACTGTTCGGCCAGCCGTACCGAGAGGCGTTCGTGGTCGCCGGGTTCGCGCTGCTGGCCTGGGTGCCCCGGCTGCCCGGCACGCCGTTGGTGAACCGGGTGGCCGGCGCGCTCGCCGCCAGCTCACTGTTGATCTACCTCACCCACTGGCAGGTACTGCCGGTGGTCGGACCGTGGTCGGGGTGGCTGGCACTGGCCGTCTCCCTCGCCGTCGGCGTCGCCGCGACAGGCGCGGTCCGGCGGGCGACCCGACGGGCCTCGTGGGCATGGGCCGGGCGCGCAGCCCGGCGGGCGTCGCGGGCGTGGGCCGGGCCGGCGTCGTGGGCGGCGCTCCGGCGGTCAGTCCGGGCAGCAGACGGTCAGCGCACCCGGGACAATCCTGACCTTGAGCCGCTTCGCCGTCGTCCGCGCGCCCCCGTCCAGCTCGTACGTCTTCGGCGCGGCGAAGCGCACCCGGACCTTGCGACCGCGGGTGATCCGCACGAACGGTGA
- a CDS encoding iron ABC transporter substrate-binding protein has protein sequence MRQRFSLLLAGSLAGLLSLTACGGSDADPGQPGDKRLTIYSGRSEALVGPVLAKFEKATGVDVDVRYGSTAQMAAQLLEEGDRSPADVFFAQDAGALGAVSKAGLLAPLPADRLARVPAAYRDAEGRWVGVTGRSRVLAYNADQVTAAQLPASVFELTDPRWKAKVGIAPGNGSFQAFVTALRVRHGDAKAREFLTGLKANQVQIRENNVQIVADIDAGTLAAGLVNHYYVFELAKERGGSTDALKAKLHFFPDGDTGGLVNAAGVGLLQRAGTDPDARALVDYLLGAEAQTHFATQTFEYPLVAGVAPAPGLPQLGSLDAPKIDLNDLDTLDATVTMIKEAGLA, from the coding sequence GTGCGACAGCGATTCTCTCTCCTGCTCGCCGGCAGCCTCGCCGGCCTCCTGTCCCTGACCGCCTGCGGCGGCTCCGACGCCGACCCGGGCCAGCCCGGCGACAAGCGCCTGACCATCTACAGTGGGCGCAGCGAGGCGCTGGTCGGCCCGGTGCTGGCGAAGTTCGAGAAGGCCACCGGCGTCGACGTCGACGTCCGCTACGGCAGCACCGCGCAGATGGCCGCCCAACTGCTGGAGGAGGGCGACCGGAGCCCGGCCGACGTCTTCTTCGCCCAGGACGCCGGCGCGCTCGGCGCGGTGAGCAAGGCCGGCCTGCTCGCCCCCCTGCCCGCCGACCGGCTGGCGCGGGTGCCCGCCGCCTACCGCGACGCCGAGGGCCGCTGGGTGGGTGTCACCGGACGCTCCCGGGTGCTGGCGTACAACGCCGACCAGGTCACCGCCGCCCAGCTGCCGGCGTCGGTATTCGAGCTGACCGACCCGCGCTGGAAGGCCAAGGTCGGCATCGCCCCCGGCAACGGCTCGTTCCAGGCGTTCGTCACCGCGCTGCGGGTCCGCCACGGCGACGCGAAGGCCCGCGAGTTCCTCACCGGGCTCAAGGCCAACCAGGTGCAGATCCGGGAGAACAACGTCCAGATCGTCGCCGACATCGACGCCGGCACCCTCGCCGCCGGGCTGGTCAACCACTACTACGTGTTCGAGCTGGCCAAGGAGCGCGGCGGCAGCACCGACGCGCTCAAGGCCAAGCTGCACTTCTTCCCCGACGGCGACACCGGCGGCCTGGTCAACGCCGCCGGTGTCGGCCTGCTGCAACGGGCCGGCACCGACCCCGACGCCCGGGCCCTCGTCGACTACCTGCTCGGGGCCGAGGCGCAGACCCACTTCGCCACCCAGACCTTCGAGTACCCGCTCGTCGCCGGGGTCGCCCCCGCGCCCGGGCTGCCGCAACTCGGCAGCCTCGACGCGCCGAAGATCGACCTGAACGACCTGGACACGCTGGACGCCACGGTCACCATGATCAAGGAAGCGGGGCTGGCCTGA
- a CDS encoding glycoside hydrolase family 6 protein, giving the protein MVLNSLRRRAVTGLAAALTLTTAFAVPAAPAAAEIRDGVTFYTPRPDHGAIRQVAELTAAGQYRQAIRLGEMIRTPQAVWVTGGSGHALTQSIKAEVSRAAGKKTVPVLVAYNIPFRDCAQYSAGGATSKAEYEAWIDAFAAGIGNREVAVMLEPDGLGIIPWYTTINGNQEWCRPAEADAATAAADRFEMLNYAVDKLGALPRTSVYLDGTHSAWLGVGDIADRLVKAGVGRADGFFLNVSNYETTERQVKFGNWISKCVYYGTAGPEFARGHFDWCASQYYPADPADFSTWGRTDAWYAENVGAVPADRLAHFVVDTSRNGQGPWAAPAGVSWPDPQTWCNPPDRGLGLRPTTATGDPLADAFLWVKTPGQSDGQCDRGTGTGHDPARGGMADPAAGAWFPEQALELVTYANPPLR; this is encoded by the coding sequence GTGGTCCTGAACTCCCTCCGGCGGCGTGCCGTGACCGGTCTCGCCGCCGCCCTCACCCTCACCACCGCCTTCGCCGTACCGGCCGCGCCGGCCGCGGCGGAGATCCGCGACGGCGTGACCTTCTACACTCCGCGCCCCGACCACGGGGCGATCCGGCAGGTCGCCGAACTGACCGCCGCCGGGCAGTACCGGCAGGCGATCCGGCTCGGCGAGATGATCCGTACGCCCCAGGCGGTCTGGGTCACCGGCGGCTCCGGGCACGCCCTCACCCAGTCGATCAAGGCCGAGGTGTCCCGGGCCGCCGGCAAGAAGACCGTGCCGGTGCTGGTCGCGTACAACATCCCGTTCCGCGACTGCGCGCAGTACTCGGCCGGCGGCGCGACCTCGAAGGCCGAGTACGAGGCCTGGATCGACGCCTTCGCCGCCGGTATCGGCAATCGCGAGGTGGCGGTCATGCTGGAGCCCGACGGGCTCGGCATCATCCCCTGGTACACCACCATCAACGGCAACCAGGAGTGGTGCCGGCCGGCCGAGGCGGACGCCGCCACGGCCGCCGCCGACCGCTTCGAGATGCTCAACTACGCGGTGGACAAGCTGGGCGCGCTGCCCCGCACCAGCGTTTACCTCGACGGCACGCACAGCGCCTGGCTGGGCGTCGGTGACATCGCCGATCGCCTGGTCAAGGCCGGTGTCGGCCGGGCCGACGGCTTCTTCCTCAACGTCTCCAACTACGAGACGACCGAGCGGCAGGTCAAGTTCGGCAACTGGATCTCGAAGTGCGTGTACTACGGCACCGCCGGCCCGGAGTTCGCCCGCGGGCACTTCGACTGGTGTGCCAGCCAGTACTACCCGGCCGACCCGGCGGACTTCAGCACCTGGGGCAGGACCGACGCCTGGTACGCGGAGAACGTCGGCGCGGTGCCGGCCGACCGGCTCGCCCACTTCGTGGTCGACACCAGCCGCAACGGGCAGGGGCCGTGGGCCGCGCCGGCCGGGGTCAGCTGGCCGGACCCGCAGACCTGGTGCAACCCGCCGGACCGGGGTCTCGGGCTGCGTCCCACCACCGCCACCGGTGACCCGCTCGCGGACGCCTTCCTCTGGGTGAAGACGCCCGGTCAGTCCGACGGGCAGTGCGACCGGGGCACCGGCACCGGGCACGACCCGGCCCGGGGCGGCATGGCCGACCCGGCCGCCGGGGCCTGGTTCCCCGAGCAGGCCCTCGAACTGGTCACCTACGCCAACCCGCCGCTGCGCTGA
- a CDS encoding transglycosylase domain-containing protein: MRVLPTGDNHNAGGAPAQPTARKRRGRRLVSLLAVFALLVGGGLVVGGYYFDSVPTPTDLKLPESTTVYYADGRTPMAKLGAENRTIVPYDQMNDSAKQAIVAAEDRSFWTNKGIDFTGVLRAAWSNVTGGQRQGASTITQQYARVAADLRGVTYSRKLREAVVAWKLDDKYSKDEILGFYLNTVPFGRGAYGIEAAAQTYFGKTVRRDAPPAQQLTKAEAMVLCAMVKQPEADPADPEGSPGYDPARNARAKQNSIDRWNYIRDGMVKLRYLTPQEAANLAYPDDVKPIDRNAGQSGLDRPTGLVVNHVLSELRRTEQFKGQTDDVIRDGGYKIVTTVDKRVQDAAEAAADIRRDTAPEAVRDQPKDWQAALVAVEPGTGRVLGYYGGNGGSSGADYAGWYYDEQGQARGFGAHPPGSSFKVYDLAAAVENKISVKQHFDSPDIKEFPASGRTKGSPAGPIRNAEHAPCQPDCALWEATVASLNVTYFELTEKLGIAKVMDMAKRAGVDSMWETVKGNPQPQRVDLRDEPVDEAAKRFSTEVGIGQYGITVQDHANGMATFAAGGKRAEAHFVRSVTKGDDKIYTEQLKQTDLGLDKEAVDQLDWTLRRVKAAKLDNDWDSAGKTGTWQAGQSTTQNVHTWMVGWTGALAAAVWLGTTDGKPLRTRGGSYEVYGSTGPGPIWRQFMTQASAALKLDPGKYRFGEPSFPDDTPTATAPAPSAPTSAAPSPTVPPTPSAEPTSPSPSPTPTRRPTPLPTLSPSLTSLPTASPTRTKGPR, translated from the coding sequence GTGCGGGTGCTTCCAACCGGTGACAACCACAACGCGGGCGGCGCCCCGGCCCAGCCCACTGCACGCAAGCGCCGGGGCCGCCGCCTGGTGAGCCTGCTGGCGGTGTTCGCGCTGCTGGTCGGCGGCGGGCTGGTGGTGGGCGGCTACTACTTCGACAGCGTGCCCACCCCCACCGACCTGAAGCTGCCCGAGTCGACCACCGTCTACTACGCCGACGGCCGGACGCCGATGGCCAAGCTCGGGGCGGAGAACCGCACCATCGTCCCGTACGACCAGATGAACGACTCGGCCAAGCAGGCGATCGTGGCCGCCGAGGACCGCAGCTTCTGGACGAACAAGGGCATCGACTTCACCGGCGTGCTCCGGGCCGCCTGGTCGAACGTCACCGGCGGGCAGCGCCAGGGCGCGTCCACCATCACCCAGCAGTACGCCCGGGTCGCCGCCGACCTGCGCGGGGTCACCTACTCCCGCAAGCTGCGCGAGGCCGTGGTCGCCTGGAAGCTGGACGACAAGTACAGCAAGGACGAGATCCTCGGCTTCTACCTGAACACCGTCCCGTTCGGGCGGGGCGCGTACGGCATCGAGGCGGCCGCGCAGACCTACTTCGGCAAGACGGTGCGCCGCGACGCGCCGCCCGCGCAGCAGCTCACCAAGGCCGAGGCGATGGTGCTCTGCGCGATGGTCAAGCAGCCGGAGGCGGACCCGGCCGACCCCGAGGGCTCCCCGGGCTACGACCCCGCGCGCAACGCCCGGGCCAAGCAGAACTCGATCGACCGGTGGAACTACATCCGCGACGGCATGGTCAAGCTGAGGTACCTGACGCCGCAGGAGGCGGCGAACCTGGCGTACCCGGACGACGTCAAGCCGATCGACCGCAACGCCGGGCAGTCCGGGCTCGACCGCCCCACCGGCCTGGTCGTCAACCACGTGCTCAGCGAGCTGCGCCGCACCGAGCAGTTCAAGGGGCAGACCGACGACGTCATCCGCGACGGCGGCTACAAGATCGTCACCACCGTCGACAAGCGGGTGCAGGACGCCGCCGAGGCGGCCGCCGACATCCGCCGCGACACCGCGCCCGAGGCGGTGCGCGACCAGCCGAAGGACTGGCAGGCGGCGCTGGTCGCGGTGGAGCCCGGCACCGGCCGGGTGCTCGGCTACTACGGGGGCAACGGCGGCAGCAGCGGCGCCGACTACGCCGGCTGGTACTACGACGAGCAGGGCCAGGCCCGCGGCTTCGGCGCGCACCCGCCGGGCTCCTCGTTCAAGGTGTACGACCTGGCCGCCGCGGTGGAGAACAAGATCTCCGTCAAGCAGCACTTCGACTCGCCGGACATCAAGGAGTTCCCCGCGTCGGGGCGGACCAAGGGCAGCCCGGCCGGCCCGATCCGCAACGCCGAGCACGCGCCCTGCCAGCCGGACTGCGCGCTCTGGGAGGCCACCGTGGCCTCGCTCAACGTCACCTACTTCGAGCTGACCGAGAAGCTCGGCATCGCGAAGGTGATGGACATGGCCAAGCGGGCCGGGGTCGACTCGATGTGGGAGACGGTCAAGGGCAACCCGCAGCCGCAGCGGGTGGACCTGCGCGACGAGCCCGTCGACGAGGCCGCCAAGCGCTTCTCCACCGAGGTCGGCATCGGCCAGTACGGCATCACGGTGCAGGACCACGCCAACGGGATGGCCACCTTCGCCGCCGGCGGCAAGCGCGCCGAGGCGCACTTCGTCCGGTCCGTCACCAAGGGCGATGACAAGATCTACACCGAGCAGCTCAAGCAGACCGACCTGGGGCTGGACAAGGAGGCCGTCGACCAGCTCGACTGGACGCTGCGCCGGGTCAAGGCGGCCAAGCTCGACAACGACTGGGACTCCGCCGGCAAGACCGGCACCTGGCAGGCGGGCCAGAGCACCACCCAGAACGTGCACACCTGGATGGTGGGCTGGACCGGCGCGCTGGCCGCCGCGGTCTGGCTGGGCACCACCGACGGCAAGCCGCTGCGGACCAGGGGCGGCAGCTACGAGGTGTACGGCTCCACCGGCCCCGGTCCGATCTGGCGGCAGTTCATGACGCAGGCGAGCGCCGCGCTGAAGCTCGACCCCGGCAAGTACCGCTTCGGTGAGCCGTCCTTCCCGGACGACACCCCGACCGCCACCGCCCCGGCCCCGTCCGCGCCCACCAGCGCGGCCCCGTCGCCGACCGTCCCGCCGACGCCGAGCGCCGAACCCACCAGCCCCAGCCCCAGCCCCACCCCCACCCGGCGACCCACTCCGCTGCCCACCCTCTCCCCGTCGCTGACCTCCCTGCCCACCGCCTCCCCCACCCGCACCAAGGGCCCCCGCTGA
- a CDS encoding nucleotidyltransferase: MDEAVRDYLAALVERARAVLGANLAGAYAAGSLGLGAYQPGRSDVDVALLVDESLDCATRRALVERLRHEALPCPARGLELVVYRRVVAASGTGDPGFEVELNTGAGLPFRASYDPADRSAADGRFWYALDRAILHQSGLALLGPPAAEAFAEPAPAQLRRLLVTALDWWLALPTPPGDVPAPGAEDAVLGACRALVRVTHGRWLAKSDAGRRLLDQGSDLAPADAELIRRSIAARAGGPAPSGPSARAFQRRVRHRLATMH, from the coding sequence ATGGACGAGGCGGTACGCGACTACCTGGCGGCGCTGGTCGAGCGGGCCCGGGCGGTGCTCGGCGCGAACCTGGCCGGCGCGTACGCGGCCGGCTCGCTCGGCTTGGGCGCGTACCAGCCGGGGCGCAGTGACGTGGACGTGGCGCTGCTGGTCGACGAGTCGCTGGACTGCGCGACGCGGCGGGCGCTGGTGGAGCGGCTGCGGCACGAGGCGCTGCCCTGCCCGGCCCGCGGCCTGGAACTGGTGGTCTACCGGCGGGTGGTGGCCGCCTCCGGCACCGGCGACCCGGGCTTCGAGGTGGAACTCAACACCGGTGCGGGCCTGCCGTTCCGGGCCAGCTACGACCCGGCGGACCGGTCGGCGGCCGACGGGCGGTTCTGGTACGCCCTCGACCGGGCCATCCTGCACCAGTCCGGGCTGGCGCTGCTCGGCCCGCCCGCCGCCGAGGCCTTCGCCGAGCCGGCCCCGGCGCAGCTGCGCCGGCTGCTGGTCACCGCGCTGGATTGGTGGCTGGCGCTGCCCACCCCGCCCGGCGACGTGCCCGCCCCCGGCGCCGAGGACGCGGTGCTCGGCGCGTGCCGGGCGCTGGTGCGCGTCACGCACGGCCGGTGGCTGGCCAAGTCCGACGCCGGTCGCCGGCTGCTCGACCAGGGGAGTGACCTCGCTCCGGCCGACGCGGAGCTGATCCGGCGCTCGATCGCGGCCCGCGCGGGTGGGCCCGCCCCCAGCGGACCGTCGGCGCGCGCCTTCCAGCGCCGGGTGCGGCACCGGCTCGCCACGATGCATTGA